The following DNA comes from Palaemon carinicauda isolate YSFRI2023 chromosome 22, ASM3689809v2, whole genome shotgun sequence.
CAAAATAAGAACTACGCTAGGAAAACGTACATATATCAATGATAACTAagtgatgagaaaagaaaatacacacgcacacacatactgtatatatatatatatatatatatatatatatatatgtgtgtgtgtgtgtgtatatacatatatatatatatatatatatatatatatatttatatatatatatatcactaacactcgtgattttaatcaatgtaaatatcacccacaatggcatttaacatcaaattctacctttgggaatgtatatccactggaaattcacttatgatCACAGCTTCTGCCAGCGCAAAAATTCGAACATATGCCTGTTAGCCAAAACTATACCAGCAGGGACTCTAACTAACCATGTTctcaagagatatataagtttttTGCAAGTCCGCCTTacatatccctgtcgaattcaggaatctgttcctagacttgaaataaacccatctccactataaTATCAGATTAGCAAGTTTGCAACACGtatttatttatgatgaatatatatcagtaacactcgtgattctaatcaatgcaaatatcaaccaaagtgccatttaatatcgaattctacctttgaaaaTGTACATCCACAgggaattaatttatgataacagcGTATGCGTCATcaacatattctaggtcagctaatttcctgttaccaatccagtccaatccttctccaccatccccagctattctatcattttatgcagtacaaaatccacgaggaggataaacagcatcgGTAACAATACATTcctttagagtactccactgttcactgttaATTCACTTGATAGgaatctactaacattaactttgcacttcctatgctcatgaacagatttaatcatatttacaaatgtaagaactccataataatacaggactctccacaaaattgcccggtgcacactataagtggatttctatattctatacattgctgtacaacatatcttaaaaggaaaatttggtaagTACAACCTCTACCGTTTCtaaaccttttctaaatcctgcttgttcatctctctgcttttcatcaatttctttctttagtctctttagaatgatcacactatatattttcacgataactaacgtaagtgtgatgcctctgtaaatattgcaatcagtcggatctcattttttttccccaccaacactcctaactccaattcatcattttgcctcttcacgctaagtgtgtgtatgtatgtatatatatatatatatatatatatatatatatatatatatatatatatatatatatatacacatatgtgtatatatatatatatatatatatatatatatatatatatatatatatttccctcataAAACTTTCAACCACTCGACATTTCAGGTGGTGTCGTCAATACCTATAAGATAGAAGTGAAGAGGTTCATTAGCGACTGAACAGAAATGTCATACAGGTTCAACACATGTAATTTATTCATTCCAACTACGACGCAATTCAAGTAAAATAACCAATTCTGAAGGATCCAGTTCATCTAAATGATATAATTCCTGTTCACTTATActaaattttaatcaaatttacttacGATGACAGTAAATCATTCTGTAATGTGTACAGATACAGACACTGTTCCctcattttatataataataaattaaaggtACTGTTAATCTGACTACTTTACAGATACGATCTttctatgtgtgcgtgtatatatatatatatatatatatatatatatatatatatgtatatatatgtgtgtatatacatatatatatgtatatatatgtgtgtatatatatacatatatatataaatatatatatatatatatgtatatatatatatatatatatatatatatatatatatgtatatatatatatgtatatacatatatatatatatatatatatatatatatatatatatatatatatatatatatatatatactcacacacgtcTGGGTGCATATTTATGACGAGTCTCCGAAGGCCGTCTACTTCCTGTCTGTGGGTCATCTCATGGTCAATCCTATTACAAGCTATTATAGCTTCCTTATTGCTCTCTGTAGTCTAACCTGCTTGTGTCTGTAATTCCACCTATTGCTTTCTGTATTACTGAATTTATGTGCAGTAAACTGTTACAATGTTTCAAAGGGAAATTGCAAATTTGAGTATATGTCTGCATTTGGAAGAGAAAAATCTAGGGAAAGATGTAACTTTTGTGTTTATTGCATTTAATAAGGGAAATTCCATATCATCGATTGCagttttatgtttatttaaatTGTTTACGCATCACCCACCGTGATAGAATTCAATTCTTATTGTATTTACATATTGTGATATAATGATTGTTCTGTATAAGATCATTTATGTTATAAAGCtcgtttattatttaaaaaaaaaatctactggtaTCGACAACGATTTGCCAATCGAGTAAAAAGCCTTGAAAAATAGCATTTAAATAATCCATCTAAATATCACTTACCGTAGTCGCCCGCCCCCCTCCCCCAGGTATAAAAGGAAACTGGTACGCGTTTAATTGATTATTGGAATATTGTACAAGAAATTCCTAATGAACAAGATAATATAGCATGTCCTATTAACTAAGTATTCCTATTCGTTAATAAAATTTCATTACATTACAGAATACTTGAGCGTTCTCACTCGGTATATGATCCGTTACATTTGATTTCCAAAGGTAATTTCGCATAGGTATCTTCCCTCATTTTCATCATATACTGATAATTAGTCTTTCAAGTCATGACACACTTGGATGGTTATACTATGTTTATTTACTTATACTATTGTTGGCTAAGTCTTTATACACAAAAAATTAGATCAGCACTcgcaaagaaaaataaaccaatattttagtATCTGTTACTGCTTGATACGGACGATTGGTTTCACCTAAATGCCAATAATCTAAATACTTATAGTAAAAGGATACTGAAACTCTTCTCCATACACATATTAACAAAAAGATTTTTAGTAATCGATCAAAGAGTAAGATGCTACTGCAATGACCTGCATATTGATCTTGCAACATtgtacaaacataaaataaaataaaatagacacAACCAAGCATTCACAAATGCTGGTTCATGAATAAAGTAGAGTAAACCAAAAAAGATTTCAGAATACCTTTGAAAACCCATGAAAGGAAGCTggaattttatttaagaaaatgaataaaagttgTACGTTTGATCTAAATAAGATGAAAAGTTTCAGTTGCAAAGACCTACTGAAAGAGGCTAATAAAATCAGATTCTTTTTCAGACGAGTAAACTAATGGGATGGAAGTCTGATGCCATCAACTGGTCAATCTTGATAAGAACTATATTTCAATTCCAGACACATATTTCTCTCAAAACAGATTATTACCGAGAGGTGTTGCGTAAAATATTCCCACGTCGATACAAGAGTATCCAGAACAAGACTAAAATCACCTTCCttcttggaagaaaaataaaactgtatTTGCATTAAAAGAGATGAAATCACTCGCACTTTCCATTGAAAACCAGCAAAGACTTCTATGAATAAATCACAAAGACGTTGCAATTAGTAATCATAAGAAAGCAGACAGTTATAAATCGGGCAATCAAGTAACAGAATTGTCACAAGACTAGCAATCAAATGACACAGAATTGTTACAAGTTTGgcaatcaaaggatatttactttgGGATATTCAGCAATCAATTAAGGGGAATTTCGTACAAGTAGGACTAtcatatgaaattattgtaaagcCAGttgattaaataaataattatttcatcTTAATGTTCTGCAGTCAAATAAGATCATTTTCTTACAAGCTTGGACATAAATCATCAAAAGGTGTCATCAATATCGGCAATCAAATAGGAGCTATTCTCAGAGTTAtggaattatatttataaaaagaaaactgtTTTAGGGTTGGTTATATTGGAACCTTTTTACAACTTCTGTAATCAAATAAGACCAACATGCAACATTTTAGCCAACTATATAAAAGTAGTTTCAAGGTCGTAAGTCAtataatttaaattatataaattaagagTAATTTCTACGAGTTAGAAGTCAAATAACAAATTACTTAATAGATCAATAACCAGAGACGTATATAATTCAAGTTAGAAAAATCAGATGAAAGAAACTGGTTGCAAGTTCGACTTTTAAACAAAAGCAATAATAACATGTCAGATAATCAAATAAGTGGAACTGGTTAAAAGTAAAACcataaaataaaatcaatgtttttCAAATTGGGCAGGCAAATAACGGTAGCAATATCGATAACCAAATAAGTGTTATTTCATTCAAACAACTTTTTGTTAAAAGTTcagaaatcaaataaaaacaatttggaaatcaaataagaAATATGTTAAAAGTGACTCCCTTTGACTCAAGCAAACTGTATAACCCGACATGAAAATAAGATATTAACACTTGTTAGTGTATAACCATAAGTGTGCCAAAGTTATTTGAAATAAACTGCCATTAATGCACAGTTAAAGCTAATTGACAGAATGATCTGCTTCCCGTTATCAGAATACGAACGACTTTAGTCATAAACAACTGAAAAGTTgttttaattagatattttttcCAGAATTtacatccattatctaataaatcCAAAAAGCGATGAAATTTTGGGTAATTCAATTTTAGGAAACCCTAATCATATTATCACATCAATTGCCAGTTTATGCAAAACTATAGTTAAAAGCGTAGCTGTTATAtggataattatataatattatttaattatgatACTGTTCGGTTACAAAGCTGTGTACGGATATTATATCTCAAATTATTTAATCAAGCTACTGTTGCGTTATATGGCACGATTAAATTTTTAATTCCATGGATATATAGAATATTAGCATATGAGTTTCCCCAACTTTTTCAGTGATATTAATTTACCAATCGGTTAAAATTATTAATCTCATTAACTTGCTTACTTGACATTCGGTGAAGTAATATTTTTGGAGTCAGTTTCACACAAATGTATTTAATATTCATACAGCAGTTCTGTCATTGCATATTCTGCCGACTCAATTTCAAAATGTAATTAACAtctattactatgagattcagggcctctgtaacacggttttttggcaataattctttatctatgaatttcataaatataacgcttcttcagaatgcacattatatctacacataaattttgactatattctgcattacgtaggttgaataaatttgggacttataatgtaaaagtgacgttttttgaagacgggccaacttattcagagaaaaggtttcgaacgcactcgttacgtaacttatggcggcattttttccctctttctcgatcgatgattggctatacgtaacgaaggctatacctctgccaacaatgacacaaaagtttaaataaaagcaaagcagtacacctttttgaactctgaaacctctccactgataattgtcataatgaacaaaccaacaaaatatgttaacccattactgcctgaatttttttttctttatttttttcattattcaagtttaatatgtatatttatatggtattatcatatatttgatgttttttccatggtatttgtccatatataggacctactatatatagtaggttaggCAGATACGGGGTACACATTTTTATTGAGGAgtctattttctataataaaattttattggtattttttcattacaaggaGGGTGTATTAGAAGCAAGACACTCAATAATAGTGCGTTTATTACTgaataatacaaagaaatattgCAGTTTACTGCTAAAATTTGTTGCAATTGTAAGCCCTATTACTTTTGCACGTGCTGacagtatttgaatatgtgaaatggataataatacttacttctacaagtgaaatgtttaacagaaaattgtgatacgatagaataaaataaaaataaaactggttCATGCTTTAGAGAAACTTCATTCTTAGttaaattttgagataaattccGTGATATCACACAATAACAAACCAGATACTATAATTAGCAGTATTCTAAAGAGCACGACGATGATAATTAGCAAAGCATTTCACACACAATGGAACTCCACACTTCATACACCTTTGCAAAGGACGAGATTTACAAGAGGATAGAGCACATTTCCATGCTTGTTTTCCAAGGGGTTCGACGAGGTGACCAATATTGTCATAACGTACATCTGGAATAACCCGAGATGACTGTCTTGGCCGGCCTATTCCCACACGTGGTTCTGCCTTCTGAAGGTATGTCCTTGCAATGTAACGCTTGAATGACAGCAGTGGAAGGTTGCTTTCATCAACACGATGCAGAAGCCAGCAGTTCTGAATCGTAGCATCAATTACCCAAGAAAATATAGGCCACCACCACTTTTTCATTCTAATGGATATACGGTAACAATTGATGTTTTGGTCCATCCTATCAGTGCCAACCATGTACCTGTTGTAATCCCCGATGAGATAAGGACGACttacactaattttctttttgtcctttgctgAGCATCGAGATAAACTTTCCAGAGGATAAACAGGAGAAATATTTGATACCACTGAAACTACTGCATTATCCTTCCAGCCTACCAACAAGATCTTGTGAATATTATCCACAACAACATCTGTATCTCCTCGAGGAACCTTCTTCATTTCGTTTGTGGAGTTTATAGGACAAGTCTTCGGAATTCTGTTGTCCCTTATTGTTCCAGTTGCTTCAAAGTTTATCTCTTGTTAGTGATTTACTAAAGGTAAACTTGTGAAGTAGTTGTCGAAGTAAAACCTCACTGGTATATCTTTGATATGACTTGGtagtttttcaaataaaatcatcaaaGTGTCCCCACCTTTTCCAAACCTTTCTTCATAGTGACGATTCAACCCGAAGGCTGTCCCTTGGTATACATCAAACGTAGCTAAATATCCAAGGAGAGAATTTAGGCACCAAGCTTTAAATCCAAATCTCACAGGTTTATTCCGAATGCACTGTTTGCATCCATGCCtaccaaaatattctatcattgcttCATCAAGTGATATATGTTGATCCTTGTTTAGTGCGTAATTATCAGTGGAAGGCAGAAACCGTAATATTTCTTCAAATGTATCACGTGACATTGCCTAAGCAATGAGTTCGACTCCAATATCAGCATCCAAAGACCAGTATAAGCGGCAACTTGGTAATGTGTGGTATCCTGAGAGTATGAGAATGCTTGGATAGTAACAGGGTAGTGAAAATTTGAAACTTCTGAGGCATTGTTAGCTGGAAAGTTACTTCACCAGCGACGAGGTATGCATCCAAGGACCAGAAAATAGCGAACAAGCAGTTTATTCTAACGAAGAAACAACCAATTTGCTTTAGGGTGATACTTTTCTAAGATTTTTCCTGTCCGGTCCATATTTTGGCTTCATATctgcctgacctactatatatagtaggtaatggaaaatagtctgtaatatttatgcttcaattgctatctcaatttctgatatatgaattgattcatggtcttcagtgtcatgatatgtatcagtataaagatgtttaatgaacttgtgtaaccatgagctcagattaaaaatgtgaatatataaaaacattctacatatctttggtattttgtcaaaaagtaaaaagatatggatacttcaaagaaaaactcctgtttatattattgattagattgaaaagaactcaggaatatgcaaaacaataagaaaaacataaaaaattggggtgtaatttgtcctagcaattgtactactatatatagtaggtcaggcgttaatgggttaataaatacaaaaacacttcgattattaatctaactcccaaaataagtttcctaagaaattacagtctactttataggtcacaatcaaattgacaaggtgtagggaatagttggtaattttcaaaaacgtagtagacaagcttgatttgataactgctatatccaatgtcaagcaatttttatttattgtctatctacctacctatttactgtaaaaaaaaaaaaatagccggtaccgtattttggctttaaaccttcaccaataattatcgtcagaatgataacttcatgaggctccacccactttggcctcgatataattcaggataacactgaaggctatcatgggcattgttggatcagaaaatttagattctggctataaaaactcatttctcgagtagttgtaagaagtgctaaatgatcctcaaggatcccagcagttggcctaaacgtttaattcatgtatactactgttgcggcactactactacagtagtattactatgctagcacagataccccacccacatttaggtatcgttccgccattcataaagtatttgtcatgtttttttcactgtgcaataagccatggcctcttcagaaattaagttaaacattagatgataggttatttcattaagctgacaaattatggcaactgggtaggttattgccgatgttgaagctaaagataaagtatggtattattccttcattgcattatcatctttactactatttgttttgctacatgtagtaatttttttaaaggataaatgaattatgttcactttacttctataaattctcattagatgtacaaataaaactcctaaaactattcatgatttatttacaaaatgcagtcatgcccaaaacatagccaacacggtcgtacggcctaagaagaagaaaaaaattatatcggatgatccgttggtctgatggagagtttagcaccaaattcttattttaacaaaaatagttatataaagactgtttacatacaatctctctctttctctctctctctctctcttggtggcatagtgaatagttaatggaaatgttcaaaagcctgaatgacattacaagtattaaaatcatgttacgctaaatacaaatcagaccataaacattggatttaaactagaaactgaataattacctattcaggctatagtaaatatggccacgggctttctcttgactgtataaagttgcaagtcgtaagacaaatgcagttttgcaaccactggggcaattccaaatcctgttagccattcttgactgttatgggtttcagagccgatggaaataggtgaatgggtgtctggtggatgagcggggcaaaattttgtcaaaaggtgtttacattgcttacgtaatgaatgttttcaactcttggctcgttatcactggccatggcgtcggctaaatcatttttactctataaaaattaaaactatcgggtttaggttattgataatgctgaaaaaatttgtgtgtggttgtaaaacaTACAAATTTTCAAAAGTAGTAAA
Coding sequences within:
- the LOC137615906 gene encoding piggyBac transposable element-derived protein 2-like; translated protein: MKKVPRGDTDVVVDNIHKILLVGWKDNAVVSVVSNISPVYPLESLSRCSAKDKKKISVSRPYLIGDYNRYMVGTDRMDQNINCYRISIRMKKWWWPIFSWVIDATIQNCWLLHRVDESNLPLLSFKRYIARTYLQKAEPRVGIGRPRQSSRVIPDVRYDNIGHLVEPLGKQAWKCALSSCKSRPLQRCMKCGVPLCVKCFANYHRRAL